From Campylobacter upsaliensis, the proteins below share one genomic window:
- the hddC gene encoding D-glycero-D-manno-heptose 1-phosphate guanosyltransferase, with protein sequence MEAIILCGGLGTRLRAVVKDVPKPMAPVGGKPFLEFIFEFLKKQGVKSVVLAVSYKYEVIQEHFKNEFLGIKIKYSIEQEPLGTGGAIKQALELCEGREVFVLNGDSIFEISLKNLRLKGAKICLALKKMVDFERYGAVKVDESGEIAEFKEKSFCKEGLINGGIYLLSKDIFEGFSFLGHFSFEEFLSTNFKALKARAELFEDYFIDIGIPQDYEKFSRLKDER encoded by the coding sequence GTGGAGGCTATCATACTTTGTGGGGGGCTTGGCACGAGACTTAGAGCTGTGGTAAAAGATGTGCCTAAGCCTATGGCTCCTGTGGGGGGGAAGCCTTTTTTGGAATTTATCTTTGAATTTTTGAAAAAACAAGGCGTTAAAAGCGTGGTTTTAGCTGTTTCTTACAAATATGAAGTGATACAAGAGCATTTTAAAAACGAGTTTTTAGGTATAAAGATAAAATATAGTATCGAGCAAGAGCCACTAGGCACGGGAGGAGCTATAAAACAGGCTTTAGAGCTTTGCGAGGGGAGAGAAGTTTTCGTGCTAAATGGAGATAGTATTTTTGAAATTTCTTTAAAAAATTTGCGTTTAAAGGGAGCAAAAATCTGCCTTGCTTTAAAAAAAATGGTCGATTTTGAAAGATATGGTGCTGTAAAAGTAGATGAAAGTGGAGAAATAGCTGAATTTAAAGAAAAAAGCTTTTGTAAAGAGGGCTTGATAAATGGGGGAATTTATTTGCTTAGCAAAGATATTTTTGAGGGATTTTCGTTTTTAGGTCATTTTTCTTTTGAAGAGTTTTTAAGCACAAATTTCAAAGCCTTAAAGGCGAGGGCGGAGCTTTTTGAGGACTATTTTATCGATATAGGCATACCGCAAGATTATGAAAAATTTTCTCGTTTAAAGGACGAGAGATGA
- the gmhA2 gene encoding D-sedoheptulose 7-phosphate isomerase encodes MKAYIKNHFEESLKVKEQILKDETLINLIEKIALEIIKAYKNGKKTLIAGNGGSAADAQHIAGEFVSRFYFDRPGIASIALTTDTSIITAIGNDYGYEKLFSRQLEAQGVSGDVFIGISTSGNSKNILEALKVCKEKGILSVGLAGESGGEMARLCDYCIKVPSSCTPRIQETHIVIGHILCAIVEEELFGKGF; translated from the coding sequence ATGAAGGCGTATATTAAAAATCATTTTGAAGAAAGTTTGAAAGTCAAGGAGCAAATTTTAAAAGATGAAACCTTAATCAATCTTATAGAAAAAATCGCTCTTGAAATCATCAAAGCCTATAAAAATGGTAAAAAAACTCTCATCGCAGGAAATGGCGGAAGTGCAGCGGACGCTCAGCACATCGCTGGGGAATTTGTGAGCCGTTTTTATTTTGACCGCCCGGGCATTGCCAGTATAGCACTGACAACGGATACTAGTATAATAACTGCCATAGGCAATGATTATGGTTATGAAAAGCTTTTTTCAAGACAGCTTGAGGCACAAGGGGTAAGCGGAGATGTTTTTATAGGAATTTCGACAAGTGGAAATTCTAAAAATATCTTAGAAGCTTTGAAAGTATGCAAAGAAAAGGGAATTTTAAGCGTGGGACTAGCTGGAGAAAGTGGCGGAGAGATGGCTAGGCTGTGTGATTATTGTATCAAAGTGCCAAGCTCTTGCACCCCACGCATACAAGAAACTCATATTGTGATTGGGCATATTTTGTGTGCCATAGTCGAGGAAGAGCTTTTTGGCAAAGGCTTTTAG
- the hddA gene encoding D-glycero-D-manno-heptose 7-phosphate kinase — protein MATIRSQTPLRLGLAGGGTDINLYCDTYTGYVLNATISLFVHCTLIEREENKIIFDSPDTGGYCEYESTLSLENDGKLDIFKAVYNRIVKDYAKKPLSFSLHTYSDVPSGSGLGGSSTLVVGMLKAYAEWLNLPLGEYEIAKLAYEIEREDLGIVGGAQDQYAATFGGFNFMEFYADKRVIVNPLRIRNYIVSELESRVVLYFTNITREAKDIEEHKKGKLGDQKSLEAMHSIKQDAIDMKEALFRADFKRLGEILERSWRSKKTISEIVSNDELERIYHLAVSNGAYSGKTSGAGAGGFMFFLCEPTAKYRLCELLNKQGGYVANFSFIKEGAKSWRV, from the coding sequence ATGGCGACCATACGCTCACAAACTCCCCTTCGCCTAGGACTTGCTGGTGGGGGGACGGATATTAATCTATACTGCGATACCTATACCGGTTATGTTTTAAATGCGACTATTTCTTTATTTGTGCATTGCACTCTCATAGAAAGAGAGGAGAATAAAATCATCTTTGACTCCCCAGATACGGGTGGGTATTGTGAGTATGAAAGCACTTTAAGCCTCGAAAATGACGGCAAACTTGATATTTTCAAAGCTGTTTATAACCGCATTGTGAAAGATTATGCTAAAAAGCCTTTAAGCTTTTCTTTGCACACTTATAGTGATGTGCCAAGCGGAAGTGGTTTGGGTGGGAGTTCGACCTTAGTTGTTGGTATGTTAAAGGCTTATGCTGAGTGGCTTAATCTGCCCTTAGGCGAGTATGAAATCGCAAAATTAGCCTACGAGATAGAAAGAGAGGATTTAGGTATAGTCGGTGGCGCACAAGATCAATATGCTGCGACTTTTGGGGGCTTTAATTTTATGGAATTTTACGCCGATAAACGCGTGATTGTAAATCCCTTGCGTATTAGAAATTACATTGTGAGTGAGTTAGAAAGTAGAGTGGTGCTTTATTTTACCAACATCACAAGAGAAGCTAAGGACATAGAGGAGCATAAAAAGGGTAAGCTAGGCGATCAAAAAAGCCTTGAGGCGATGCATAGTATTAAGCAAGATGCCATTGATATGAAGGAGGCGTTGTTTAGGGCGGATTTTAAGAGGCTTGGCGAAATTTTAGAGCGAAGTTGGAGAAGTAAAAAGACTATAAGCGAGATAGTGAGTAATGATGAGCTTGAGAGGATTTATCATCTAGCTGTGAGTAATGGTGCTTATAGTGGGAAAACAAGCGGTGCTGGGGCTGGAGGCTTTATGTTTTTCCTCTGTGAGCCAACCGCAAAATACCGCCTTTGCGAGCTTTTAAACAAGCAAGGCGGCTATGTAGCAAATTTTTCATTTATCAAAGAAGGAGCAAAATCGTGGAGAGTATGA
- a CDS encoding FkbM family methyltransferase — MLGLPPPPPPYCIDCGAHAGLISDIILHCGGRVECFEPNLYLNFFLKRKFETNPLIKIHQKAVSNKSGKTKFLTFQNRILSQGNRIVSSVQDDETSSSYEVELVNLCEFLEQKEERIYLLKLDVEGAEFEILLTLIEKKLYEKIDYIVCETHEYMFKDGVEKLKVIEKELEKRGVKNIFLDWC, encoded by the coding sequence ATGCTGGGGCTACCCCCCCCCCCCCCCCCGTATTGCATAGATTGTGGGGCGCATGCTGGGCTGATTAGCGATATAATTCTTCATTGCGGTGGGCGTGTAGAGTGCTTTGAGCCAAATCTTTATTTAAATTTCTTCTTAAAACGCAAATTTGAAACTAATCCACTCATTAAAATTCATCAAAAAGCTGTGTCAAATAAGAGTGGCAAGACCAAATTCTTAACCTTTCAAAACCGCATTTTATCTCAAGGAAACCGCATAGTATCAAGTGTGCAAGATGATGAAACTAGCTCATCTTATGAAGTAGAGCTTGTGAATTTATGCGAGTTTTTAGAGCAAAAAGAGGAGAGAATTTATCTTTTAAAACTTGATGTGGAGGGGGCAGAATTTGAGATTTTGCTTACTTTGATAGAAAAGAAGCTTTACGAAAAGATCGATTATATCGTCTGTGAAACACACGAATATATGTTTAAAGATGGCGTAGAAAAATTAAAAGTCATAGAAAAAGAGCTTGAAAAAAGAGGGGTTAAAAATATCTTTTTGGATTGGTGTTAG
- a CDS encoding NAD-dependent epimerase/dehydratase family protein encodes MPKKVLITGGAGYIGSVLTPILLQKGYELCVIDNLFFNQISLLPLASYKNFRFINGDAMDATLIKQEVAKADIIIPLAAFVGAPLCKKNANLARMINYEAIKMASDFASKDQIFLYPNTNSGYGIGAKDAMCDENSPLNPISEYGKDKVEAELYLLEKGNCVTFRLATVFGVSARMRLDLLVNDFTYRAYKDKFIVLFEEHFRRNYIHVRDVAKGFIHGIENYDKMKGEAYNMGLSSANLTKRQLAETIKKFVPDFYIHSASIGEDPDKRDYLVSNAKLEATGWSADVSLEEGIEELLRAFSMMKVNAFANV; translated from the coding sequence ATGCCAAAAAAAGTTTTAATTACAGGTGGAGCAGGATATATAGGCTCGGTTTTAACGCCGATTTTGTTGCAAAAGGGCTATGAGCTTTGTGTGATTGATAATCTTTTCTTTAATCAAATTTCTCTTCTTCCATTAGCAAGTTATAAAAATTTCCGTTTTATCAATGGCGATGCAATGGACGCTACTCTCATCAAACAAGAGGTAGCTAAGGCTGATATTATCATACCTTTAGCGGCTTTTGTGGGTGCGCCTTTATGCAAGAAAAATGCTAATTTGGCTAGGATGATTAATTATGAAGCGATTAAGATGGCGAGCGATTTTGCAAGTAAGGATCAAATTTTTCTTTATCCTAACACAAATAGCGGCTATGGCATAGGTGCTAAAGATGCGATGTGTGATGAAAATTCCCCGCTAAATCCTATAAGCGAATATGGCAAAGACAAGGTCGAAGCCGAGCTTTACTTGCTTGAAAAAGGTAATTGCGTAACCTTCCGCCTTGCGACTGTTTTTGGCGTGAGTGCTAGAATGAGACTTGATTTGCTTGTCAATGACTTTACATACAGAGCTTACAAGGATAAATTTATCGTGCTTTTTGAGGAGCATTTTAGGCGTAATTATATCCATGTGCGTGATGTGGCTAAGGGCTTTATCCACGGGATTGAGAATTATGACAAAATGAAGGGTGAAGCTTATAATATGGGACTTAGCTCTGCGAATTTGACAAAAAGACAGCTTGCCGAAACGATTAAAAAATTCGTTCCAGATTTTTATATCCATAGTGCTAGTATAGGAGAAGACCCTGATAAGAGGGATTATTTGGTAAGTAATGCCAAGCTTGAAGCCACAGGCTGGAGTGCTGATGTGAGTTTGGAAGAGGGCATTGAGGAGCTTTTAAGAGCCTTTTCTATGATGAAGGTTAATGCCTTTGCTAATGTGTGA
- a CDS encoding GDP-mannose 4,6-dehydratase yields the protein MKALITGFTGQVGSQMADFLLENTDYEIIALMRWQESMDNIYHLSERINRGDRISIFYADLNDYSSLQKLFETHRPDVIFHLAAQSFPKTSFEIPLETLQTNIIGTANILENIRLLKQKDGYDPVVHICSSSEVYGRTQKGIKLDENTPFHGASPYSISKIGTDYLGRFYGEAYGIRTFVTRMGTHSGPRRSDVFFESTVAKQIALIEAGLQEPVIKVGNLDSTRTFQDARDAVRAYYLLSLESAKGNVPCGECFNIAGEEAFKLPEIIEILLEFSNFEGGGGGAIRILEDSDRLRPIDADYQMFDNTKIKRFIDWRAEIPVRQMLKDLLDHWRAEIKKGRIPLNR from the coding sequence ATGAAAGCTTTAATTACAGGTTTTACGGGGCAAGTCGGTTCTCAAATGGCTGATTTCTTACTGGAAAATACAGATTATGAAATCATCGCCTTAATGCGTTGGCAAGAAAGTATGGATAATATTTATCATCTTAGTGAGCGTATTAATCGTGGAGATAGGATTAGCATTTTTTATGCGGATTTAAATGATTATTCAAGCTTACAAAAGCTTTTTGAGACGCACCGCCCTGATGTGATTTTTCACTTAGCGGCGCAGTCCTTTCCTAAAACTTCTTTTGAAATTCCACTAGAAACTTTACAAACAAATATCATAGGCACGGCAAATATCTTAGAAAATATCCGCCTTTTAAAGCAAAAGGACGGCTATGATCCTGTGGTGCATATTTGTAGCTCGAGTGAGGTTTATGGACGCACACAAAAGGGCATAAAGCTTGATGAAAACACCCCTTTCCACGGCGCTAGCCCTTATAGTATTTCTAAAATTGGCACGGATTATTTGGGACGCTTTTACGGCGAGGCTTATGGGATACGCACTTTTGTTACGCGTATGGGAACGCATAGCGGTCCAAGGCGTAGTGATGTATTTTTTGAAAGCACGGTCGCAAAGCAAATTGCCCTTATTGAAGCCGGACTTCAAGAGCCTGTCATTAAGGTAGGGAATTTAGACAGCACACGCACTTTTCAAGATGCCCGCGATGCGGTAAGGGCATATTATCTCCTCTCACTTGAAAGTGCTAAAGGTAATGTTCCTTGCGGAGAATGCTTTAATATCGCAGGTGAAGAAGCTTTTAAACTCCCAGAAATTATTGAAATTTTACTTGAATTCTCAAACTTCGAGGGGGGGGGGGGGGGTGCAATACGCATATTAGAAGATAGCGATAGATTGCGTCCTATTGATGCAGACTATCAAATGTTTGACAATACTAAAATTAAACGCTTTATCGATTGGAGAGCGGAAATCCCCGTGCGGCAGATGTTAAAAGATTTGCTTGATCACTGGAGAGCTGAAATTAAAAAAGGCAGAATTCCTCTCAATCGCTAA
- a CDS encoding class I SAM-dependent methyltransferase has translation MYEHYTRGGGGNSYCKGDLRIELKQCLTCSYIFNALFDRQKMHEAYFNESYITPVAISSTMSSHILHLSKKIKSYTAGVGLEIAPGACDLVKALAGDFEFFYTIDPSHTPQKLLASEKNVRHIRALFDGRKVKENLNHKIDFIIFRHLIEHIDTPREFLESVVRLLDNGAIIYIETPNAEEIFESKRFYEIRHEHCNYLDKATLCNALALLDCELVESVEYYEKQWIGLFFKKTGKMPKQLPILLYDENLTRALNLEIAKLEELLKPFENVALYGAGGHANSLITYLSETSCRKIKCAIDKDERRVGTYLQNSNIIIKSNEPQNLQGIECVLMCMPCYESIVFEKELKNHFKGKVILSAKGIQYLSL, from the coding sequence ATGTATGAGCATTATACACGGGGGGGGGGGGGTAACTCCTATTGTAAAGGCGATTTAAGGATAGAGCTTAAGCAGTGTCTTACTTGCTCCTATATCTTTAACGCTCTTTTTGATAGGCAAAAAATGCATGAGGCTTATTTTAATGAATCCTACATCACTCCCGTGGCGATTTCAAGCACTATGTCCTCTCACATCTTGCATTTAAGTAAGAAAATCAAGTCTTATACCGCAGGAGTAGGGCTTGAGATAGCTCCTGGGGCGTGTGATTTGGTTAAGGCTTTGGCGGGGGATTTTGAGTTTTTTTATACCATTGACCCATCTCATACTCCACAAAAATTACTTGCTAGTGAGAAAAATGTAAGGCACATTAGAGCCTTATTTGACGGTAGGAAAGTAAAAGAAAATTTAAATCATAAAATAGATTTTATCATTTTTAGACATTTAATCGAGCATATAGATACTCCACGCGAATTTTTAGAAAGCGTTGTGAGGCTTTTAGATAATGGGGCGATAATTTACATTGAAACGCCTAATGCGGAGGAAATTTTTGAAAGTAAGAGATTTTATGAAATCAGGCATGAGCATTGTAATTATTTAGATAAAGCCACGCTTTGTAATGCCCTTGCTTTGCTAGATTGTGAGCTTGTGGAGAGTGTGGAGTATTATGAAAAGCAATGGATAGGGCTATTTTTTAAAAAAACGGGCAAAATGCCTAAGCAACTTCCTATCTTACTTTATGATGAAAACTTAACTAGAGCTTTAAATTTAGAAATTGCAAAATTAGAGGAGCTTTTAAAGCCTTTTGAAAATGTGGCACTTTATGGGGCAGGAGGGCATGCAAATTCTTTAATCACTTATCTTAGTGAGACAAGTTGTCGTAAAATCAAATGTGCCATTGATAAAGACGAGCGGCGTGTGGGGACTTATTTGCAAAATTCTAATATTATCATCAAAAGCAATGAGCCACAAAATTTACAAGGCATAGAATGCGTTTTGATGTGTATGCCTTGCTATGAGAGTATTGTTTTTGAAAAAGAGCTTAAAAATCATTTTAAAGGTAAAGTTATTTTAAGTGCTAAAGGGATACAATACCTCTCTTTGTAA
- a CDS encoding dTDP-4-dehydrorhamnose 3,5-epimerase family protein, which produces MAMDFVIEESKILSGVYIITPNYFEDFRGEIWSVFEDKAFVNLLPKGLNFVLDKFTISKPNVLRGIHGDHKSWKLVTCVSGEIQQVVVDCRKESPTYLKYESFNISSKQKKLILIPPFFGNAHYVLGDKEALYYYKWAYEGEYVDAQDQFTYAWNDERIGIKWQGENPILSERDLKVLRG; this is translated from the coding sequence ATGGCTATGGATTTTGTGATAGAGGAAAGTAAGATTTTAAGTGGCGTTTATATCATTACGCCGAATTATTTTGAGGATTTTAGAGGCGAAATTTGGTCTGTTTTTGAGGATAAAGCATTTGTCAATTTACTGCCAAAGGGCTTAAATTTCGTGCTGGATAAATTCACTATTTCAAAGCCTAATGTTTTAAGGGGCATACACGGAGACCATAAATCGTGGAAACTTGTAACTTGCGTGAGTGGGGAGATTCAGCAGGTTGTGGTCGATTGCCGTAAAGAAAGTCCTACTTATTTAAAATATGAAAGTTTTAATATCTCTTCGAAACAAAAAAAACTGATTTTAATCCCACCATTTTTTGGTAATGCACATTATGTTTTGGGCGATAAGGAGGCACTTTATTATTATAAATGGGCTTATGAGGGCGAATATGTCGATGCACAGGATCAATTTACTTATGCGTGGAACGATGAGAGAATAGGCATTAAATGGCAGGGGGAAAATCCTATTTTGTCCGAGCGTGATTTAAAAGTGCTAAGGGGTTAA
- a CDS encoding NAD-dependent epimerase/dehydratase family protein translates to MLKDSLIYVAGHRGTAGSAILEGLLKQGFNNIITKTHAELDLTNQKAVAEFFAREKPEFVFLAAAKLAHLGQFEPASVLYENLMIQNNILNASFKNGVKKLLFFGSAWMYPKNATNPIKEDTLLSDKLDSIATPYALAKITGVKLCEAYNDEFKTEFLSLALANLYGQTKDFNFKTAKVLPALLRKFHLAKLLSQNDEKGVLEDILLRDSLKLSTMSEAKEYLAKFGVSERSVEIWGSGKVRREFIHSEDLADAAVYIMQNINFKQIKSENSHLNVGSGEVLSIKELAFLIRDIVGFEGEVVFNTSKPDSTMDRLLDNSKIHSLGWKAKINLEEGVRKMYQWYHTGGGGVTLHKQNVALSYLGKVA, encoded by the coding sequence GTGCTTAAAGATAGCTTAATTTATGTCGCAGGACATAGAGGCACAGCTGGAAGTGCCATACTCGAAGGGCTTTTAAAACAAGGCTTTAACAATATCATCACAAAAACCCACGCCGAACTTGACCTGACAAATCAAAAAGCCGTGGCAGAATTTTTTGCTAGAGAAAAGCCCGAATTTGTCTTCTTGGCAGCGGCGAAACTTGCCCATCTTGGTCAATTTGAACCTGCTTCTGTTTTATATGAAAATTTAATGATACAAAATAATATCTTAAATGCTAGCTTTAAAAATGGGGTTAAAAAATTACTCTTTTTTGGTTCTGCTTGGATGTATCCTAAAAATGCGACAAATCCTATCAAAGAAGATACGCTTTTAAGTGATAAATTAGACAGCATAGCCACTCCTTATGCCTTAGCTAAAATTACTGGAGTTAAGCTTTGTGAGGCTTATAATGATGAATTTAAAACGGAGTTTTTAAGTTTAGCTTTGGCAAATTTATATGGACAAACGAAAGATTTTAACTTTAAAACGGCTAAGGTTTTACCTGCTCTACTTAGAAAATTTCATCTTGCAAAATTATTAAGTCAAAACGATGAAAAAGGCGTTTTGGAGGATATTTTGCTAAGAGATAGCTTAAAATTAAGCACAATGAGCGAGGCTAAGGAGTATTTAGCTAAATTTGGCGTGAGTGAAAGAAGCGTGGAAATTTGGGGAAGTGGCAAGGTAAGGAGAGAATTTATCCATAGTGAGGATTTAGCAGATGCTGCGGTTTATATTATGCAAAATATTAATTTTAAGCAAATTAAGAGCGAAAATTCACATCTTAATGTAGGCTCTGGAGAGGTTTTAAGTATTAAGGAATTAGCCTTTTTGATAAGGGATATTGTAGGCTTTGAGGGTGAAGTGGTTTTTAACACTTCTAAGCCTGATAGCACTATGGATAGGCTGCTTGATAATTCTAAAATTCACTCTTTAGGTTGGAAAGCAAAAATTAATCTTGAAGAAGGAGTTAGAAAAATGTATCAGTGGTATCACACGGGGGGGGGGGGGGTAACCCTTCATAAACAAAATGTAGCCTTAAGCTATCTTGGAAAGGTGGCTTAA